In Brevibacillus brevis NBRC 100599, a single genomic region encodes these proteins:
- a CDS encoding DL-endopeptidase inhibitor IseA family protein, whose translation MKSLDELQRLKQFITSAEHVWTQIANSPRGKPVYTVNGVDYTPLPEKYNTKRKISRIFRRYWGKQLTEVMIRNLHLRMLKGKLCIPYRDIPTFPATVLSLQIKVNLPDHRTVAAILSGGGKKTRVDYRLIRVGATKTFTIMKRSGEQFDLRYQSLATIPLNPKAQPVRRSKQRGKPKK comes from the coding sequence GTGAAATCCTTGGATGAGTTGCAGAGGCTCAAGCAGTTTATTACTTCAGCAGAGCATGTCTGGACTCAGATCGCGAATTCGCCGAGAGGAAAGCCTGTATATACCGTAAACGGTGTGGATTACACGCCATTGCCCGAAAAATACAACACCAAACGAAAAATCTCCCGTATTTTCCGCCGGTATTGGGGCAAGCAATTGACGGAAGTGATGATTCGGAATCTCCATTTGCGGATGCTGAAAGGAAAGCTCTGTATTCCTTATCGTGACATCCCAACTTTTCCAGCAACTGTGCTGTCGTTGCAAATAAAAGTGAATCTGCCGGATCATCGGACCGTGGCTGCGATACTGAGCGGGGGAGGGAAAAAAACAAGAGTGGACTACCGTTTGATCCGAGTCGGCGCAACCAAAACGTTTACGATCATGAAACGCTCAGGCGAGCAGTTTGATCTGAGATATCAATCTCTTGCTACGATACCCCTCAACCCGAAGGCACAACCCGTACGTAGAAGCAAGCAACGGGGAAAACCCAAAAAGTAA
- the asnB gene encoding asparagine synthase (glutamine-hydrolyzing), which produces MCGIVGWIDWEKDLSGERNMLQKMTQCLKDRGPDAEGFWLTPRAALGHRRLVVVDPAGGQQPMSALKNEHACTMIYNGELYNTEDLRAELLACGHTFQSHSDTEVLLHTYLEWGPDCLSKLNGIFAFAIWDEREQRLFVGRDRMGVKPLFYAQRGSSFLLASELKALLAHPEVKPELSREGLAEVFGISPARTPGHGVFHNVHEVRPGAYLLVTRDGVKQKRYWQLKSHPHTDDLETTAERVRELVTDSIERQLVADVPVSTLLSGGLDSSIITAVAADHFQKTGRGTLHSYSIDYVDNRKHFKASAFQPNEDEPYVQLVTKFLGTEHHTIKFDTDDLIDSLKTATLARDLPGMADVDASLYLFCREIKKETTVVLSGECADEVFGGYPWFHREELLHAGTFPWSRVTKERASWLSPELRDWVKPEEYVAMRYEESLDEVPHLPGEDPIEARRREMFYLNITWFMNTLLDRKDRMSMAASLEARVPFCDHRIVEYVWNIPWDMKTHGNREKGILRKAMEGILPDEVLYRKKSPYPKTHNPAYTEAVRSWLLDIINDSSSPLLQLVDVPTIRKIAESDAQASSIPFFGQLMSTPQLFAYLGQLDYWLREYHVSIRT; this is translated from the coding sequence ATGTGTGGAATTGTAGGATGGATTGATTGGGAAAAGGACTTATCTGGTGAACGTAATATGCTGCAAAAAATGACTCAATGCCTCAAGGATCGAGGCCCTGATGCAGAAGGCTTTTGGCTGACTCCTCGCGCGGCCCTCGGTCATCGTCGCCTTGTGGTCGTTGATCCTGCTGGCGGACAGCAGCCTATGTCAGCACTCAAAAACGAACATGCCTGCACCATGATTTACAATGGTGAATTGTATAATACCGAGGATTTGCGAGCAGAACTGCTTGCTTGCGGACATACTTTTCAATCTCACTCGGATACGGAGGTGCTTTTGCACACGTATTTAGAGTGGGGCCCAGATTGTCTGTCAAAGCTTAACGGCATCTTTGCTTTTGCGATCTGGGACGAACGGGAACAAAGACTGTTTGTTGGCCGTGACCGTATGGGGGTTAAGCCGCTGTTTTATGCGCAAAGAGGCAGTTCATTTCTGCTTGCTTCCGAGCTAAAAGCCTTGCTCGCTCACCCCGAAGTCAAACCAGAGCTCTCTCGCGAAGGCTTGGCAGAGGTTTTCGGAATCAGTCCCGCCCGTACGCCTGGCCATGGAGTTTTTCACAATGTACATGAGGTTCGGCCCGGTGCTTATCTGCTGGTGACTCGTGATGGCGTCAAGCAAAAACGTTACTGGCAGCTCAAAAGCCACCCACATACGGATGACTTGGAGACAACTGCGGAACGTGTCAGGGAGCTAGTCACGGATTCGATTGAACGCCAATTGGTTGCAGATGTGCCCGTTTCGACCCTCTTGTCAGGCGGGTTGGACTCGAGCATTATTACAGCTGTTGCGGCAGATCATTTTCAAAAAACAGGCCGCGGAACTCTGCACAGCTACTCTATCGATTACGTCGACAACCGAAAACATTTCAAGGCGAGTGCTTTTCAACCGAATGAGGATGAACCTTATGTGCAACTCGTTACAAAGTTTCTCGGAACCGAGCACCACACGATTAAGTTCGACACTGACGATTTGATCGACTCCTTGAAAACTGCGACACTTGCCCGCGACTTGCCGGGGATGGCTGATGTGGATGCGTCCCTTTACCTGTTTTGCCGCGAAATAAAAAAAGAGACGACCGTCGTCCTCTCTGGAGAATGCGCAGATGAAGTATTTGGCGGGTATCCGTGGTTTCATCGTGAGGAACTGCTGCATGCCGGAACGTTTCCTTGGTCGAGAGTGACGAAAGAACGTGCCTCCTGGCTATCACCTGAGCTTCGTGATTGGGTCAAACCCGAGGAATACGTTGCCATGCGATATGAGGAATCTCTCGATGAAGTCCCGCATCTTCCAGGGGAAGACCCAATTGAAGCGCGCCGTCGGGAAATGTTTTATTTGAATATTACGTGGTTCATGAACACGCTGTTGGATCGCAAAGACCGAATGAGTATGGCAGCCAGTCTGGAAGCGCGCGTCCCGTTTTGTGACCACCGCATCGTGGAATATGTCTGGAACATCCCATGGGATATGAAGACGCACGGGAATCGGGAAAAAGGAATTTTGCGAAAAGCCATGGAAGGAATCTTGCCTGATGAGGTTTTATATCGCAAGAAAAGCCCGTATCCGAAAACACACAATCCCGCCTATACGGAAGCCGTTCGCTCTTGGCTGCTGGATATCATAAACGACTCTTCCTCTCCACTGCTTCAACTGGTAGATGTTCCAACGATTCGAAAAATTGCCGAGTCAGATGCCCAGGCTTCAAGCATTCCGTTTTTCGGTCAGCTCATGAGTACCCCACAGTTATTTGCCTATCTCGGCCAGCTAGATTATTGGCTGCGGGAGTACCACGTTTCCATTCGTACGTAA
- a CDS encoding LytS/YhcK type 5TM receptor domain-containing protein, whose amino-acid sequence MDNLTLLLIERMGILLTLAFILTRTSLFRQLLDRELHVGTSIAFSVMFGLFGIAGTYAGVVVQGESYHPAFWIFRLSHDEIIATSTLVGVVIGGLLGGPLVGLGAGVIAGLHVFQLGGFAAAPMGLSIPITGLLAGYVARFFSQERVISPSKAMFIGMFAPIIQMSLLLIMAAPPELARTMVNVIGIPMVLTNSVSIAIFTTMIRVALQEAERSAAIEAERSFTIAERILPHLKRGLTPQTAQSAALVLQKETKAAAVAVTNRERLLAHVGVGADHHHPGEALHSELDKRALFSGGIDKGLTRETVGCKRKNCSLHAAILVPIKEGDSVVGLIKLYYRRPQQIGKVQEALAKGLGNLISNQLTLSLTEQMKGLMKDAELRMLQAQIQPHFLFNTLNSIVTLIRIDPQLARHMTIQLGVFMRFNLKLTASPLVTVRQELDHLHAYLEIIKIRFSEQFAVRTIIEAGVEEALIPPGTLQPLFENCIQHGVRDITNGGEIILHVKRQDVHVAFQIEDNGQGFPDNLLPVLGKVPMESKEGNGIGIHNVNQRLISLCGQEAQLHFANKQEGGSMITFTIPITKEVST is encoded by the coding sequence GTGGACAATCTTACGTTATTGCTCATTGAGAGGATGGGCATTCTTTTGACGCTGGCATTTATTTTGACAAGGACATCATTGTTTCGCCAGCTTTTAGACCGCGAATTGCACGTAGGGACGTCAATCGCATTTTCCGTCATGTTCGGGTTGTTTGGGATTGCGGGTACATATGCAGGAGTGGTCGTGCAAGGGGAGAGCTATCACCCTGCATTTTGGATTTTTCGTTTATCGCATGACGAAATAATCGCCACTTCTACGTTGGTAGGGGTCGTCATCGGAGGTTTGCTAGGGGGACCTCTCGTTGGCCTGGGGGCAGGTGTCATTGCTGGGCTTCATGTCTTTCAATTGGGAGGATTCGCCGCAGCACCGATGGGCTTGTCGATCCCGATCACGGGATTACTGGCAGGATACGTAGCGCGTTTTTTCTCGCAGGAGCGGGTTATTTCTCCGTCCAAAGCCATGTTTATCGGCATGTTCGCGCCCATTATTCAGATGTCGCTTTTATTGATCATGGCCGCTCCACCTGAGCTGGCGCGAACCATGGTCAACGTGATCGGGATTCCGATGGTACTGACAAACAGTGTTTCGATTGCGATTTTTACGACGATGATACGGGTTGCCTTGCAAGAGGCAGAGCGTTCCGCTGCCATTGAAGCGGAGCGTTCCTTTACGATAGCGGAAAGAATTTTGCCACACTTGAAAAGGGGGCTTACACCGCAGACAGCTCAGTCAGCAGCCCTTGTCTTACAAAAAGAAACGAAAGCAGCCGCCGTTGCAGTAACAAATCGGGAACGGCTTCTTGCGCACGTTGGAGTGGGGGCTGATCATCATCATCCGGGAGAAGCGCTCCATAGTGAACTCGATAAGCGGGCTCTGTTTAGCGGTGGAATCGACAAGGGATTGACGCGAGAGACCGTCGGGTGCAAGCGTAAAAATTGTAGCCTGCATGCAGCGATTCTCGTGCCGATTAAAGAGGGGGACAGCGTCGTTGGTCTGATCAAACTCTATTATCGGAGGCCGCAACAAATAGGAAAAGTTCAGGAGGCATTAGCAAAAGGGCTTGGCAACCTGATCTCCAATCAATTGACCCTATCTCTCACGGAGCAAATGAAAGGCTTGATGAAGGATGCTGAGTTGCGAATGCTGCAGGCACAGATTCAACCACACTTTTTGTTTAACACGCTGAATTCAATTGTGACCTTGATACGAATTGATCCGCAGCTAGCCCGGCATATGACCATTCAGCTTGGCGTGTTCATGCGTTTTAACCTGAAGCTCACAGCAAGTCCGCTTGTCACCGTGAGACAGGAGTTGGATCACCTGCATGCTTATTTGGAAATTATCAAGATAAGATTTTCCGAGCAATTCGCCGTTCGCACCATCATTGAGGCGGGGGTAGAGGAAGCCCTTATCCCCCCTGGCACGTTGCAGCCGTTATTTGAAAATTGTATTCAGCATGGTGTTCGCGACATCACGAACGGCGGTGAGATCATTCTCCATGTGAAACGGCAGGATGTGCACGTTGCTTTTCAAATCGAAGATAATGGCCAAGGTTTTCCCGACAACTTACTGCCAGTTCTCGGAAAGGTGCCAATGGAGAGTAAGGAGGGCAATGGAATTGGCATTCATAATGTCAACCAACGCCTGATCAGCTTGTGCGGACAAGAGGCCCAACTTCATTTTGCCAATAAACAAGAAGGCGGTAGTATGATTACCTTTACGATTCCGATTACAAAAGAGGTGAGTACCTGA
- a CDS encoding LytR/AlgR family response regulator transcription factor yields MPIRVMIAEDERLAREELSYLLLQEGDVELLPYATNGRELLEMVDVHEPDVVFLDMKMPELEGAQAARMLASRKQHPLIVFCTAYEEFAIDAFKLYAVDYLLKPTEPKRLVETMQRIRERLVKPKVEPVQTKRTKLLVEDNSRLVVIDPTTIVYAVREERYVQIVTQTATYSTRMTLTQLAEKLFAYDFFRTHKSYLVNLQFVSELEPWFNGAYNLILKGEGRPRIPVSRTSAKDLLKRLEE; encoded by the coding sequence ATGCCAATACGCGTCATGATTGCAGAAGACGAGCGACTAGCACGCGAAGAACTGAGCTATTTACTGCTTCAAGAAGGAGACGTAGAGCTGCTGCCCTATGCCACCAATGGACGAGAGCTGTTGGAAATGGTCGATGTGCACGAACCGGATGTCGTCTTCCTCGATATGAAAATGCCTGAGCTGGAAGGAGCGCAGGCAGCGAGAATGCTGGCTTCGCGTAAGCAGCACCCCCTCATCGTTTTTTGTACCGCGTATGAGGAATTTGCCATCGATGCGTTTAAGCTGTACGCCGTCGATTATTTGTTGAAGCCTACGGAGCCCAAACGGCTGGTGGAAACGATGCAACGAATCCGAGAGCGTCTAGTCAAGCCAAAAGTAGAGCCTGTCCAGACAAAACGAACGAAGCTGTTGGTAGAAGACAACAGCCGATTAGTGGTCATTGATCCAACGACGATTGTCTATGCGGTGCGGGAGGAGCGATATGTGCAAATCGTCACCCAAACGGCTACCTATTCGACGCGGATGACCCTGACACAGCTGGCTGAGAAGCTTTTTGCATACGACTTTTTCCGTACCCACAAAAGCTATCTGGTCAATCTTCAATTCGTAAGCGAGCTCGAACCATGGTTCAACGGTGCCTACAACCTGATTTTGAAGGGAGAAGGAAGACCGCGTATTCCCGTATCCCGGACCTCCGCCAAGGATTTGCTCAAACGTCTCGAGGAGTAA
- a CDS encoding DUF485 domain-containing protein, translating into MGKSASAKKAEDQKKDAVDYAAVIQSATFKELLRRKKAFILPSSIFFFVFYFTLPILTSYFTVLNQPAFGAISWAWVFAFAQFVMTWGLCILYTKRAEQFDQLVEKIKREAGGRG; encoded by the coding sequence ATGGGCAAATCCGCTTCGGCAAAAAAAGCCGAGGATCAGAAGAAGGATGCTGTTGATTATGCCGCAGTGATTCAGTCAGCCACGTTCAAAGAGCTTTTGAGAAGAAAAAAAGCGTTTATTTTGCCATCTTCTATTTTTTTCTTTGTATTTTACTTTACCCTTCCGATATTAACCTCCTACTTCACCGTACTGAATCAACCAGCATTTGGGGCCATTTCGTGGGCGTGGGTATTTGCCTTTGCTCAGTTCGTCATGACATGGGGTCTCTGTATCCTGTACACCAAGCGGGCAGAGCAGTTTGATCAACTCGTAGAGAAAATCAAACGAGAGGCAGGTGGGAGGGGCTAA
- a CDS encoding solute symporter family protein gives MNVTAFLLFLVIVLLTLVITFYASKKTNTTSEFYTAGGGLTGWQNGLAIAGDYMSAASFLGIAGMIALSGFDGFFYSIGFLVAYLVVLYLVAEPLRNLGKYTMADMIAARFDNKKVRGVAALNSIAISIFYMIAQLVGAGALIKLLLGLDYTTSVLIVGALMTIYVVFGGMTATSWVQIVKAVLLMIGTFIISMMVFAKFDFNLLKMFEQMKLATPLGEQFLNPGNKFKVGLDTISLNLALVLGTAGLPHILIRFFTVKDATTARKSVVYATWIIGVFYVMTIFLGFGAAAFVGAGNMDPAGNMGAPLLAQALGGNFLFAFVSAVAFATILAVVAGLVLTAASAFAHDFYGHVLRQGKATEKEQMKMAKWASVGVSIVSILLALFAQNLNVAFLVALAFAVAASANLPVILFTIFWKRFNTAGAISGMLVGLFSALILVALSPNVWNPVAGKAILVGEALFPLPNPGIVSIPLGFLAAWIGTLLSSSRDDKKYDEILVKANTGMKDSA, from the coding sequence ATGAACGTTACTGCATTTTTACTCTTTCTCGTCATTGTTCTTTTGACGCTTGTCATCACCTTTTACGCGTCGAAAAAGACGAATACGACTAGTGAGTTTTACACCGCTGGAGGAGGCTTAACAGGTTGGCAAAACGGCCTTGCGATTGCGGGAGATTACATGTCCGCTGCTTCCTTTCTTGGAATTGCCGGGATGATTGCGTTGAGCGGGTTTGATGGTTTCTTCTACAGTATCGGTTTTCTTGTCGCGTATCTCGTAGTGCTCTACTTGGTAGCAGAGCCTTTGCGTAATTTAGGAAAATACACGATGGCTGATATGATAGCCGCGCGTTTTGACAATAAAAAGGTTCGTGGTGTCGCTGCTCTCAATTCGATTGCCATCTCGATTTTTTATATGATCGCGCAATTAGTCGGAGCAGGCGCCTTGATCAAGCTACTGTTGGGTCTAGATTACACGACCTCCGTATTGATCGTAGGGGCATTGATGACCATCTACGTCGTCTTCGGCGGGATGACGGCAACCTCATGGGTGCAGATCGTCAAAGCCGTTTTGTTAATGATTGGGACATTCATTATCTCTATGATGGTTTTCGCCAAATTCGATTTTAATCTTTTGAAAATGTTCGAGCAAATGAAGCTGGCGACACCATTGGGAGAGCAATTCCTCAATCCTGGCAACAAGTTTAAAGTGGGGCTCGATACGATATCATTGAATCTCGCGCTTGTGCTCGGAACGGCTGGATTGCCGCATATTTTGATTCGTTTCTTCACAGTAAAAGATGCCACGACAGCTCGCAAATCGGTTGTGTACGCAACGTGGATCATTGGTGTCTTCTATGTCATGACGATCTTCCTCGGCTTCGGTGCGGCAGCGTTTGTCGGAGCGGGCAATATGGACCCAGCTGGTAACATGGGCGCTCCATTGCTAGCGCAAGCACTCGGCGGTAACTTTTTGTTCGCCTTCGTATCTGCGGTTGCCTTCGCTACCATTCTCGCAGTAGTGGCTGGGCTGGTGCTGACTGCGGCTTCTGCCTTTGCGCACGACTTTTACGGACACGTATTACGCCAAGGAAAAGCAACAGAAAAGGAACAAATGAAGATGGCCAAATGGGCGTCTGTCGGAGTCTCGATTGTCTCTATCCTGCTCGCCTTGTTTGCACAAAATCTGAACGTGGCTTTCCTTGTTGCTCTGGCTTTCGCAGTAGCGGCGAGTGCAAATCTACCAGTGATTTTGTTCACGATCTTCTGGAAAAGATTCAATACGGCAGGAGCAATTAGCGGGATGCTCGTCGGACTGTTCAGCGCTCTCATTCTGGTTGCCTTGAGTCCGAACGTTTGGAATCCTGTGGCTGGAAAAGCCATTTTGGTCGGCGAAGCGCTGTTCCCATTGCCGAATCCGGGTATTGTCTCGATCCCGTTAGGGTTTTTGGCAGCATGGATCGGAACCTTGTTGTCTAGCT